From one Rosa rugosa chromosome 4, drRosRugo1.1, whole genome shotgun sequence genomic stretch:
- the LOC133744351 gene encoding uncharacterized protein LOC133744351, protein MNRFRKLLIQEEEDVITRNRQRALVMQATSSHILRIQEEESQWGGSQPGCQYIARDREAMDRRLKALYFTSPCRFQGDVFRRRYRMRPHVFDQMMNDVANHDPYFVQTDDASGRVGLSTEQKLTCAMRMLTYWLPADLCDEFLDVAESTALEILKHFTRAIWNVYHKHYLRRPTTADLQRLLDVADKKGFSGMVGSLDCEAPRVSYHVGDREYGQCYYLVNGIYPKWGSFVKAIRNPIIPEQAHFTKMQESYRKDVERAFGILQACFAIVRGPASGWDREDLQYIMMTCIILHNMIVNDEHEEDEESPIDPDDIPTRPRKAEIYERYEVDHEVERNHPELEEFMTRYQGVRCPIVDRVLQGDLVNHLWNMKLQAERNRR, encoded by the exons ATGAATAGGTTCCGGAAATTGCTGAtacaagaggaagaagatgtcATTACAAGAAATCGTCAAAGAGCCCTGGTGATGCAGGCAACTTCCTCTCATATCTTGAGGATCCAAGAGGAAGAATCACAGTGGGGTGGTTCACAACCCGGGTGCCAGTACATCGCAAGAGATCGAGAAGCTATGGATCGACGACTGAAAGCTCTATACTTCACTTCGCCGTGCAGGTTTCAGGGCGATGTATTTCGCAGAAGGTACAGAATGCGACCTCATGTGTTTGACCAAATGATGAATGATGTCGCCAACCACGATCCGTACTTTGTGCAAACTGATGATGCGTCCGGCAGAGTTGGTTTGTCTACCGAACAAAAGCTGACTTGTGCTATGAGGATGCTTACTTACTGGCTTCCGGCTGACCTGTGTGATGAGTTTCTAGACGTAGCTGAATCTACAGCTTTGGAGATCTTGAAACACTTTACTAGAGCAATCTGGAATGTGTACCACAAGCATTACCTTCGTCGACCAACTACGGCAGATTTGCAGCGGTTGCTCGATGTTGCCGACAAAAAGGGGTTCTCCGGAATGGTGGGAAGTCTCGACT GTGAGGCTCCTCGAGTTTCGTACCATGTAGGTGATAGAGAATATGGCCAATGCTACTACCTAGTCAATGGGATCTACCCTAAATGGGGATCTTTTGTGAAAGCAATTAGAAATCCAATTATACCAGAGCAAGCTCATTTTACAAAGATGCAGGAGTCATACAGAAAAGACGTGGAGAGGGCATTTGGAattctccaagcttgttttgCAATAGTAAGAGGACCCGCTAGTGGATGGGATAGAGAGGATCTCCAATACATCATGATGACCTGCATTATTTTGCACAACATGATTGTCAATGATGAgcatgaagaagatgaagagtcGCCTATTGACCCCGATGATATCCCCACCAGACCAAGGAAAGCAGAAATATATGAGAGGTATGAGGTTGATCATGAGGTTGAGCGCAACCATCCTGAACTTGAGGAGTTCATGACCCGTTACCAGGGGGTTAGATGCCCAATTGTGGATAGAGTCCTTCAAGGAGATTTGGTTAATCACCTCTGGAACATGAAGCTGCAAGCAGAGCGGAACCGCAGATGA
- the LOC133744352 gene encoding disease resistance protein RGA2-like, with translation MIGKKSRKLKELRARLDDVAKEMSSFGLKETQSYGRSSTMERRETGPSVNESKTQSGPDVGVIPIIGIGGMGKTTLAQLVYNDLRVTSQFQSSMWVSVNGENRILSILRLSYNHLPSYLKACFTYCSVFPMNYEINKEKLIHQWLTHGLIPYIGDPSFRPEDIGNEYFNNLLMMSFFQETTKSDDRGMAEFIMHDHINDLAKSVAGEESLTLGQENVHCSLSKTWHASVVSSSSSTLIPEALCKAKRLRTLNFLSSRDNYVEAIPNILATFKRLRMLNFSGYGIKRLQRDWWANIFATLNLSSCSVLKELPRGTTKLRNLRHLNIDDCPRLAGMPPSMGILQQLQTLPVYIVGCNFETSIFQLSSMNLRGKLKTKCLEEAKIPFGNNMIKVWMKTREFYSLELLWQNDDGGKLDQNRSRQAGRQVDDKTDFTLVDSLTVSPFVRMLSINGYSGTKFPDEMSWSQKFPDEMSWSQKLD, from the exons ATGATTGGTAAGAAGTCGCGCAAACTAAAGGAGCTTCGTGCAAGATTGGATGATGTAGCCAAGGAAATGTCTTCTTTCGGGCTCAAAGAAACTCAGTCTTATGGACGGTCAAGTACCATGGAGCGACGTGAAACTGGACCCTCTGTCAATGAGTCAAAGACTCAAAG TGGTCCTGATGTTGGAGTAATTCCCATTATTGGAATTGGAGGGATGGGGAAAACAACACTTGCTCAGTTAGTCTATAATGATTTGAGGGTTACAAGCCAGTTTCAATCTTCGATGTGGGTATCTGTCAATG GTGAGAACAGAATTCTATCCATCTTAAGGCTGAGTTACAATCATTTGCCATCGTATCTGAAAGCTTGCTTTACATATTGTTCAGTGTTCCCAATGAATTATGAGATTAATAAGGAAAAGTTGATCCATCAATGGCTAACACATGGCTTAATTCCTTATATTGGAGATCCTTCATTTAGGCCGGAGGACATTGGCAATGAGTATTTTAACAATTTATTGATGATGTCTTTCTTCCAAGAAACAACAAAATCTGATGACAGAGGTATGGCAGAATTTATAATGCATGATCATATTAATGATCTTGCAAAATCTGTTGCTGGAGAGGAATCATTGACTCTAGGACAGGAAAATGTGCACTGTAGTCTCTCAAAGACATGGCATGCATCAGTTGTTTCCAGTTCTAGCTCTACTTTGATCCCTGAAGCCTTGTGTAAAGCAAAGAGATTGCGAACCCTCAATTTCCTGTCGTCAAGAGACAATTATGTGGAAGCCATTCCAAACATACTAGCAACTTTTAAACGCCTCAGAATGCTGAACTTCAGTGGATATGGAATTAAGAGGCTCCAAAGAGATTGGTGGGCTAATATCTTTGCG ACACTGAATCTCTCAAGTTGTAGTGTGCTCAAGGAGTTACCAAGAGGTACTACCAAGTTGAGAAATCTGAGACATCTTAACATAGATGATTGTCCAAGACTTGCTGGCATGCCTCCATCAATGGGAATTTTACAACAACTTCAAACTTTGCCAGTATATATCGTCGGCTGCAACTTTGAAACTTCTATTTTTCAGCTCTCATCAATGAATCTACGAGGGAAGTTAAAAACCAAATGTCTGGAGGAGGCTAAAATTCCATTTGGGAACAACATGATTAAAGTGTGGATGAAAACTAGAGAGTTTTATTCATTGGAACTGTTGTGGCAAAATGATGATGGGGGCAAGCTAGATCAAAACAGATCTAGGCAAGCTGGCAGGCAAGTTGATGATAAAACTGATTTTACTCTGGTAGATTCTTTAACTGTATCTCCATTTGTAAGGATGTTGTCAATAAATGGTTATTCAGGAACAAAGTTCCCAGATGAGATGAGTTGGTCTCAGAAGTTCCCAGATGAGATGAGTTGGTCTCAGAAACTTGACTGA
- the LOC133706998 gene encoding putative ripening-related protein 1 → MTCFFTKGSILIILLLAICLVSEAQQCRPSGRIRGKKPPPGQCNKEDDSDCCKAGKMYPTYTCSPPMSGNTQAYLTLNSFEAGGDGGGPSECDGKYHNDNTPVVALSTGWYNGGSRCLNKIKINGNGRSVVAMVVDECDSTEGCDADHDYQPPCPNNIVDASKAVWKALGVSEDNWGGLDITWSDA, encoded by the coding sequence ATGACTTGCTTCTTCACAAAAGGGTCTATTCTAATCATTCTCCTTTTAGCTATTTGCTTGGTTAGTGAAGCACAGCAATGCCGTCCAAGCGGAAGGATTAGAGGAAAGAAGCCCCCTCCTGGACAATGTAACAAGGAGGACGACTCTGACTGCTGCAAAGCTGGAAAAATGTACCCAACATACACATGCTCACCACCAATGTCGGGTAACACCCAGGCATACCTCACTCTCAACAGCTTTGAGGCAGGCGGTGACGGAGGAGGACCATCCGAATGTGATGGCAAGTACCACAATGACAACACTCCAGTTGTGGCATTATCTACCGGATGGTACAATGGTGGATCAAGATGCCTTAACAAAATCAAGATTAACGGTAATGGGCGCAGTGTGGTGGCCATGGTGGTGGATGAGTGTGACTCGACTGAGGGATGTGATGCGGACCATGATTATCAGCCTCCTTGTCCCAACAATATTGTTGATGCCTCCAAGGCCGTCTGGAAAGCTTTGGGTGTATCTGAGGACAATTGGGGCGGTTTGGATATCACATGGTCCGACGCTTAG
- the LOC133706996 gene encoding putative disease resistance protein RGA3, which produces MESLIVSPLVEVLFGRLATTVVSEVRTRRGFKREIEKMQEMLPVIQAVIEDAEEQQRINKKVRIWLAKLKYVAVDADHLLDEVATLVLRKHLIKEEYYRSHASRKLIEAEKHNDSSTLPIQHRRQLRNHTNLNIKDKIGVIVGKIKERTRYEVKKTCLTLESISTYRKKSCKLKELSARLDDVAKEMSSFQFKETQSYGRSRIMERRETGPSVNESKVYGREEDVDKIVRMLLSSSSGPDVAVIPFVGIGGMGKTTLAQLVYNDPRVRSHFQSLMWVSVNDNFNPARIINQMLSYVGKGSHDSFQIGVLQCQLRESLLGKRYLIVLDDVWNEDPDEWDKVMNPLKGSAGGSKIILTTRNKAVAAITSTFPPFHLEPLRKEECWKLFKHRAFADGTEDDFLRLLHIGEKIVDKCKGVPLVANILGIMLRFKREESEWLHVQRSELWSIDAGENRILSILRLSYNHLPSHLKACFAYCSIFPKNYEVTKEKLIHQWLANGLIPHIGESSIRPEDIGNEYFNNLLMMSFFQEIRKYDDRGMTEFKMHDHINDLAKSVAGEEFLTLEQENVHCSLSKTCHASVVCSSSSALIPEALCKAKRLRTLNFLSSRDDYVEAIPNILATFKHLRMLNFSGSGIKRLHREIGGLISLRYLDLSNTLLETMPATICDLCNLQTLNLSSCSELKELPSGTTKLINLRHLNIDDCPRLASMPPSMSMLRQLQTLPVYIVGRNFETSISQLLAMNNLRGKLIKCLEEAKIPGRTYLMKECMRTKELHSLELLWQNDGGKQDHNRSRQAGRQVDDQTDLILLDILTVPPCIRMLSINGYSGTKFPDEMSWLQNLTELNIINCRRCESLPPLGQLPVLKILNIQGMDSVVRIGVEFSGEGDRPFSSLKELSLIDFPELRTWSSMGSASKSDVFTCLERLIITNCPSLTTMPWFPCLRDLKLRKCVQLDQMVVRSVSELTTLSTLVIDSFPLMSFLPKKLLQNNSHLISLTVTSCPKISSLPENLGILTALKSLKIGWCDELDTLPSGLKYLTSLENLEIVECPSIICLPEKGMEGLCSLRSFSIENCRSLTSLPMGMKYLTSLENLTVMFLNLVHLPETFQYLLALRSLTIISCPELTSLPVGLQHVQNLQILEIHSCPKLMELPEWVQHLVSLRSFKISDCAKIEFLPKGLQCLGGLQHLSIRDCPVLEKRCERGTGEDWQKISHIPYIYVGSSALQQRQDIASTSHNP; this is translated from the coding sequence ATGGAGTCTTTGATTGTGTCTCCGCTGGTAGAGGTGCTCTTTGGAAGGTTGGCTACCACTGTTGTTAGTGAAGTGCGAACTCGCAGAGGGTtcaagagagagatagagaagatGCAGGAGATGTTACCGGTGATTCAAGCGGTGATAGAGGATGCAGAGGAGCAGCAGAGGATAAATAAGAAGGTGAGGATTTGGCTGGCAAAGCTCAAATACGTCGCAGTCGATGCTGACCATCTGCTTGATGAGGTTGCCACCCTAGTTCTGCGCAAGCATTTGATAAAAGAGGAATATTACCGATCACATGCTTCCCGAAAGCTGATTGAAGCTGAGAAGCATAACGACAGTAGTACTCTCCCGATACAGCATCGTCGGCAACTTCGTAATCATACGAATCTGAACATCAAGGACAAGATTGGTGTGATAGTGGGAAAGATTAAAGAGCGGACAAGATATGAGGTAAAGAAAACTTGCTTAACTCTTGAGTCAATTTCTACTTACCGTAAGAAGTCATGCAAACTAAAGGAGCTTAGTGCAAGATTGGATGATGTAGCCAAGGAAATGTCTAGTTTCCAGTTCAAAGAAACTCAGTCGTATGGACGGTCACGTATTATGGAGAGACGCGAAACTGGACCATCTGTCAATGAGTCAAAGGTTTATGGAAGAGAAGAGGACGTGGATAAGATTGTGAGGATGCTATTGTCTTCCAGTAGTGGTCCTGATGTCGCAGTAATTCCCTTTGTTGGTATTGGAGGGATGGGGAAAACAACACTCGCTCAGTTAGTCTATAATGATCCGAGGGTTAGAAGCCACTTTCAATCTTTGATGTGGGTGTCTGTCAATGATAACTTTAACCCGGCAAGGATCATAAATCAAATGTTGAGTTATGTTGGAAAGGGCAGCCATGACTCGTTTCAGATTGGGGTGCTGCAATGTCAATTGAGAGAATCGTTACTGGGAAAAAGATACTTGATAGTGCTCGATGATGTGTGGAATGAGGATCCAGATGAATGGGATAAAGTAATGAATCCATTGAAAGGCTCCGCAGGTGGAAGTAAAATTATACTAACCACTCGGAATAAGGCAGTTGCAGCCATAACTAGCACATTTCCGCCTTTTCATTTGGAACCACTAAGAAAAGAAGAGTGCTGGAAGTTGTTCAAGCACCGAGCCTTTGCAGATGGAACAGAGGATGATTTTCTGAGACTACTGCACATCGGTGAGAAAATTGTAGACAAGTGCAAAGGTGTCCCATTGGTTGCAAATATTCTTGGAATCATGCTGCGCTTTAAAAGAGAAGAAAGCGAGTGGTTACATGTGCAAAGGAGTGAACTATGGAGTATTGATGCAGGTGAGAACAGAATTCTATCCATCTTAAGGCTGAGTTACAATCATTTGCCATCGCATCTGAAAGCTTGCTTTGCATATTGTTCAATATTCCCAAAGAATTATGAGGTTACTAAGGAAAAGTTGATCCATCAATGGCTCGCAAATGGCTTAATTCCTCATATTGGAGAGTCTTCAATTAGGCCAGAGGACATTGGCAATGAGTATTTTAACAATTTATTGATGATGTCCTTCTTCCAAGAAATAAGAAAATATGATGACAGAGGTATGACAGAATTTAAAATGCATGATCATATTAATGATCTTGCAAAATCTGTTGCTGGAGAGGAATTCTTGACTCTAGAACAAGAAAATGTGCACTGTAGTCTCTCAAAGACATGTCATGCATCAGTTGTTTGCAGTTCTAGCTCTGCTTTGATCCCTGAAGCCTTGTGTAAAGCAAAGAGATTGCGAACCCTCAATTTCCTGTCGTCAAGAGACGATTATGTGGAAGCCATTCCAAACATACTAGCAACTTTTAAACACCTCAGAATGCTGAACTTCAGTGGATCTGGAATTAAGAGGCTCCATCGAGAGATTGGTGGGCTAATATCTTTGCGGTATCTTGATCTTTCAAATACTCTCCTAGAGACGATGCCAGCAACTATCTGTGATCTATGCAATTTGCAGACATTAAATCTCTCAAGTTGTAGTGAGCTCAAGGAGTTACCAAGTGGTACTACCAAGTTAATAAATCTGAGACATCTTAACATAGATGATTGTCCAAGACTTGCTAGCATGCCCCCATCAATGAGTATGTTACGACAACTTCAAACTTTGCCGGTATATATCGTCGGCCGCAACTTTGAAACTTCTATTTCTCAGCTCCTTGCAATGAACAATCTACGAGGGAAGTTAATCAAATGTCTGGAGGAGGCTAAAATTCCTGGTCGTACCTACCTGATGAAAGAATGCATGAGAACAAAAGAGTTGCATTCGTTGGAACTGTTGTGGCAAAATGATGGGGGCAAGCAAGATCATAACAGATCTAGGCAAGCTGGCAGGCAAGTTGATGATCAAACTGATCTTATTCTGCTGGATATTTTGACGGTACCGCCCTGTATAAGAATGTTGTCAATAAATGGTTATTCAGGAACCAAGTTCCCAGATGAGATGAGTTGGCTTCAGAACTTGACTGAGCTAAACATAATAAATTGCAGAAGATGTGAAAGTCTTCCTCCACTCGGTCAACTTCCTGTCCTCAAGATCCTCAACATCCAAGGAATGGATTCTGTTGTGCGCATTGGTGTCGAATTCTCTGGTGAAGGTGACAGACCATTTAGTTCTCTTAAAGAGCTATCCCTCATAGACTTTCCAGAATTAAGAACTTGGAGTAGTATGGGTTCCGCAAGTAAATCAGATGTATTTACTTGCCTGGAAAGACTTATTATCACAAATTGTCCTTCTTTGACAACCATGCCATGGTTTCCATGTCTCCGAGACTTGAAGCTGAGGAAATGCGTGCAGCTTGACCAAATGGTAGTACGGTCAGTATCAGAGCTTACCACACTCTCTACTCTTGTTATTGACTCCTTTCCACTGATGAGCTTTCTACCAAAAAAATTGCTGCAAAACAATTCACATCTGATCTCATTAACTGTTACTTCCTGCCCCAAGATTAGCTCACTACCTGAAAATCTGGGAATCCTTACTGCTCTGAAATCGCTGAAGATTGGATGGTGTGACGAGCTAGATACTTTGCCAAGTGGACTAAAGTACCTCACTTCACTGGAGAACTTGGAAATCGTTGAATGTCCTAGTATAATCTGTTTGCCAGAGAAAGGTATGGAAGGCTTGTGCTCACTTCGGTCATTCTCAATTGAGAACTGTCGGAGCTTAACCTCTTTGCCTATGGGTATGAAATACCTCACATCTCTTGAGAACCTCACGGTTATGTTTTTAAATCTGGTTCATCTACCAGAGACTTTTCAATACCTCTTGGCACTTAGAAGCCTGACAATTATAAGCTGTCCAGAGCTTACAAGTCTGCCAGTGGGACTGCAACATGTCCAGAATTTACAAATCTTAGAGATTCATAGCTGCCCGAAACTGATGGAATTGCCTGAGTGGGTGCAGCATCTTGTTTCACTTCGATCTTTTAAAATCTCAGACTGCGCAAAAATAGAGTTCTTGCCAAAAGGTCTACAATGTCTTGGTGGGCTCCAACACCTGTCCATAAGAGACTGTCCTGTCCTTGAGAAGCGCTGCGAAAGGGGAACTGGTGAGGACTGGCAGAAGATATCTCATATTCCATATATCTATGTTGGATCATCAGCATTGCAGCAGAGGCAAGACATTGCATCCACCTCCCACAATCCTTAG